The Gossypium hirsutum isolate 1008001.06 chromosome A13, Gossypium_hirsutum_v2.1, whole genome shotgun sequence nucleotide sequence attttaccatcAAACAACTTCCTTAtcgctaatatatatatataaaaaacccTATACCCCAAAAGTATATTCTACCGCCAGCAAACCTCCAACGCCTCACTCCAAACAAAGCAATCATGGCAAGCAAAGAACCGGATCAGGAGCACAGAGAAGACGAGGATGCCGCCCCCGCCGAGGAAGAAGACACCGGAGCTCAAATCGCCCCTATCATCAAGCTCGAGGAAGTCGCCGTCAGCACCGGCGAGGAAAACGAAGATCCGATACTCGATCTGTCTGTATTCTTCTCTTTTACTTATATTTGTATTTCCGATTCAAATGTTCTCCGATTTTTCTACAAATTCCAACGAtctgaatatatttattttattgattagGAAGTCGAAGCTCTACCGATTTGATAAAGAAGGCAATCAATGGAAAGAGAGAGGCGCTGGTACTGTGAAGCTGTTGAAGCACAAAGAGACTGGAAAAGTTCGCCTTGTTATGAGGCAATCTAAGACTCTCAAGATCTGCGCCAATCATTTAGGTTCGTTctctttgtttttctctttttcgaTTCGGTGTCTGCTTAGAtatcttttctttcttgtttcataatatttattaactaaaatatttgtCCAGTGTTGCCGACTATGACGGTGCAGGAGCACGCAGGGAACGACAAATCGTGCCTGTGGCACGCTTCTGACTACGCTGATGGTGAATTGAAAGATGATCTGTTCTGCATTCGTTTTGCATCTGTGAAAAGTACGTATATTTTTTTTACAGTAAACCACTTTGCTTCCTTTTGTTTGCAAAATGAAATCGAATGgattttgtttcaattatttgTTTTACTCTAAGATCTGGAGCTGCAAGTTAGGTTCTTAGTAACTCGAGAATGTTTGAGAGTCGAGCATTGTTATATTCTTTAAGTAGTTAGTGACTAGCATTTTTTCTTATTGATTGTTTGAATGCTTGGTTTAACAAAATTCTAAGGCTTATACTTCAATTCCAAgcaattgaaatttaaaattatatttgatgAAGTGAAAAACTTTTGAGGCAGATTCTTGCTGATTTTTTCCCTTCTAATTCTCCATATAGCTGTGTTAGGAGAACATAAAAATAGCTGTTCTAGATGGTCTTGTTTGTGGTTATAGAGTGCTAGAAAGGTTTATTGAAAATTTCCTTTTGTTCCTTTATGGGTAATTGCATGTTCTTTTTGTGGTTGCTGGAAAACTGCAAAATACTGAACATGAAGAAATAAGATATATTAGTAAGAATAACTGTTACACCTAAATGTTGAGTAAATAATATAGTCCTGTTCCCTTCAAAGTTGCCATGAacttcgggttttcaccttgctCGGGTAGCTAAGTTGAAAAATTGTATTTTACGTGATTTTTTTATGGATGGAGGATTTCTATGATGGCAAATTGAAGTATCTTTGCGTGTTTTCCCTAGTGCTTTTCTTGGGTTTGATATTTTTTCATTTGGAGAACTGATTAGATGGTAATTTGGTATATTATCATGTCatttaaatagaatttttttccATATTAATTACAAAATGTCGGTTAAATACAGAACTATGGTTATCCAACtgaagaaatataaaattaactaTTGTTGCTTGAGTACTAGCTGTTTGCTTTGAATTATTGAATGATCTTTTAATCCCTAAATACTTGGTCTTATAGTGTTCTGTATCATTGTGCAAGTCTTTTAGACCGAGTAATAGAAATAGTTTGTTTATGATTTGGGGTCTTTAAtgtaataagtaataataatcatattttagTGCTTGATATGTCACGTGAAATGTTTCATTAAAAAGCTGTTTCTGTAGGCTTTATTGTTTCTTGTAAAGAAAGTGTTAACAAGAATAATTAATGTAGCTGGGTTTGCATTGTAGTTATAGATTAGCTTGCAATGGTCCTTTTGTAATTTGCCTTATCTTTTTCCCTTTGTTTGACTAATTCTCTATTCATTGGGGGGAGCAAAGCATTCTAGTTTTAGCTGATTTTTCTTGTTCTTGAAATTAGATTGCAAAACCTTCATGCAAAAGTTCCAAGAAGTTGCTGAATCACAAAAACCGAAAGAGGAAAATAAAGATGCATCTGCTGCTGCTGGACTGCTGGAGAAGTTGAGCGTTGATGAAAAGAAGACCGAGGATAAAGCTGGAGAGGAGAAAAAGGAAACAGAAGCCACAGAAAAGGCAGATTCCGAGAAGAAAGATGGGGAGGCAGCTTCCTCAACTTAAAAGGCTGTTGGGTTTGTTTTCCATGCCATGTACTTTTGGCGAATATGGTGAGAGTAGTCACTGGCATATTCCTCGGATGGAACTAGATGTGTTATTGGTTGGAATGGTCTCGAGTGTTTATGGTTTGGTTGTACCCTGGGTCATGTTTGCATGTTGAGATTCATGTTTTGCGGTCATTCAACCGGCTTCTCCCAGTATTATACTATCATGCTGAATTTTTCTTTATGCTCATTCCATGCATTGACAAAGAATAaacaagggttttttttttttttttttttggggttggGGGGGggttgtttatttatttgaaatttggatCTTTGTGTCTTGAGAATAGAGTTTGGGTGACAAGAAATTTGGTTTGCCTGAAGTTGGCTAAAAGTCGGATGCTAGTTTTAGCTAAACTTCTGATATATGGATTTAAGAAATGATTACGAAATCGCCGGCCCCAAAAGAGACTTAATTaaagcaaatttttatttttatgatttgagATAAATATTGAAACTATACATATGaattaaatatgtgaaatttttttatcgtggttttaatgtatatattaatttttaattttgattcaattttatatctttattttatattagatagtatttctaattttgatttaattttatattttatatttttatattggatagtATGATGTAAATAATGATGTTAGTGGTTTGTAGCtcgtaaaaattgaaaaattgagttaaagtaaaattatatgtatatataacccaTTACTTTATTTGATGATTCTTGAGCTTCAATTTGACTGGGCTCGATTGTAATAAAAAGACTTTAAAATCAAGTCTAATGACCCTTTTGGACGATACCGTAAGATTTAAATGGCAAAATGGAAGAGCATGAGGATGGTTTTGTATGCGTTAATGTTTTTTGTTAAAGTGAATCTCGAACATGAATTTTATGATAGAGTAAAGGCTCCATTCTCACACGCATCTAAAGCTAATAATACAAACGTATATTACAAAAGAACTGTATGATTGGACATAATATATAGCTTTTTAGTGAAAAAGTATTAAGACGGCAAAAAACTTTGTATTGCTTCTAGATTAATTGTTTCGCAATAAATAAAGGAAGACGACGGCATTCAATTGAAATATAAAGATATATTTGAAATTCACCCATTAAGCTGGTTAGGTGACACTGATAGTGGCATTACACTTgctctctcctttttcttttatctgGTATCTCCCcccattcttttattttttcaaacTTTACTctctaaataatatataaaggtGGAACTTTCGTACATTAGAACAGTTCCCTCATCccaaattttgaatttggatgTGGGTTATGAGTCTGAATGTGGCATCTCCATAGATGTCCATTAAACACTGCTTTTTGCCTATCTTTCATCCTTTCCCTTGCTTCAGTCTACACATTCAGCTCTCGGGAGCTCTCTCTCTTTGATCAACGCCAAGCAAgcgaaaaacaaaaataagaggTATCAAAACCCTCTTCCTTTGGCTGTAAGTTGTTTTTTTTCCTGTACATTATTATTCTCTACGATATCAAATAActgttttgaaaatattttcaagaGATATTATGATGTCGTGTCGTCGTATAACTACAAATTCAGCAGATTTTCTTACTTTTCTAATAAGCATTAATCGaaatctttgatttttctttcttttctgaaaagcatgaatCAAATCGAGTTGAAGgtttagtttggatgggcggtgtgtttagctccagtgaggttaaaaacaacggtggcggtgagattggatactgtagcggtgagattagaaacaacggtggagtgtgtgtttggattcaaacgcagctgtagcggtgaggtgaaaatagaaaatgacctttaaggacattagattaaaaatgatatataatagaagttttagaattatttaacaattacaaaattaataaatgattaaaatttattattaaat carries:
- the LOC107957656 gene encoding ran-binding protein 1 homolog a produces the protein MASKEPDQEHREDEDAAPAEEEDTGAQIAPIIKLEEVAVSTGEENEDPILDLKSKLYRFDKEGNQWKERGAGTVKLLKHKETGKVRLVMRQSKTLKICANHLVLPTMTVQEHAGNDKSCLWHASDYADGELKDDLFCIRFASVKNCKTFMQKFQEVAESQKPKEENKDASAAAGLLEKLSVDEKKTEDKAGEEKKETEATEKADSEKKDGEAASST